A single region of the Brachypodium distachyon strain Bd21 chromosome 3, Brachypodium_distachyon_v3.0, whole genome shotgun sequence genome encodes:
- the LOC112271659 gene encoding uncharacterized protein LOC112271659, translating into MRTILLFGKVAQGALPPDSLSATAASKESSVVSPPPPRPTTPASRPSPKLPDTANWAPSAATDDELDLNASPATTLSLPTKVPRPFLASSFESGCNLFGDMPERAVDPADPNYFNESSQFIEDLIGQEAPTYEEEVDEQWVDETQEGVSIDIEPLYTDAGTDAGKDAPRCQKKGTSKRMQAYAECEDKQLCEAGLEMRQDPICGAEQKGTVYWKRIYDFFHEHRLLPPYSFMSDWGEVSLQKRWGLIQSECNKFAGAHDHVKARPVSGVGVGDGDMILKEAPKWQEVYLATKKSPDDGKKRDCSVINLEASGHTEAATRAVRPWGRTNSKLDAKREASNLSFEETLKKMWSKKDAVKEKMLQQMEEQMKEFLDVQKRKLAIKEANAVATKTAAAATMLAEDTRIMTADLSLMDPPTQAWFEAKRKIIEERDAPTEGHFDS; encoded by the exons ATGCGGACCATCCTCCTCTTTGGCAAGGTGGCACAGGGCGCATTGCCGCCCGACAGCttgtcggcgacggcggcaagCAAGGAGTCTAGCGTGgtgagccccccccccccccggccgACTACGCCGGCCTCACGGCCATCGCCAAAATTGCCCGACACTGCAAACTGGGCGCCATCCGCAGCAACTGATGATGAGCTTGACCTCAATGCGTCCCCAGCAACAACACTAAGCCTGCCGACGAAGGTGCCCCGCCCTTTCCTTGCCTCTTCTTTTGAGAGCGGCTGTAACCTGTTCGGTGATATGCCCGAACGGGCCGTTGATCCCGCCGACCCGAATTACTTCAACGAGTCGTCCCAGTTCATAGAGGACCTCATTGGCCAAGAGGCCCCGACGTATGAGGAGGAAGTTGACGAGCAATGGGTTGATGAAACGCAAGAGGGGGTCAGCATTGACATCGAGCCGCTATACACCGACGCCGGCACCGATGCCGGCAAGGACGCGCCCCGGTGTCAAAAGAAGGGCACAAGCAAGAGGATGCAGGCGTACGCCGAGTGCGAGGACAAGCAGCTATGCGAGGCCGGGCTAGAAATGAGACAAGATCCAATTTGCGGGGCCGAGCAAAAAGGCACCGTGTATTGGAAGCGTATCTATGATTTCTTCCATGAGCATCGCCTCTTGCCCCCGTACAGCTTCATGAGCGACTGGGGAGAGGTTTCCCTTCAAAAGAGATGGGGCCTCATCCAGTCCGAATGCAACAAGTTCGCGGGTGCGCATGATCACGTGAAGGCGAGGCCGGTcagcggcgtcggcgtcggcgacggcgacatG ATCCTCAAGGAGGCTCCGAAGTGGCAAGAGGTTTATTTGGCCACCAAGAAGAGCCCTGACGATGGGAAGAAGCGTGACTGCAGCGTCATCAACCTCGAGGCCTCCGGCCACACCGAGGCAGCAACCCGGGCCGTCCGACCTTGGGGGAGAACCAACTCCAAGTTAGATGCCAAACGTGAGGCCTCCAACCTCTCTTTCGAAGAGACGCTCAAGAAGATGTGGTCCAAGAAGGACGCCGTGAAGGAGAAGATGCTTCAACAAATGGAGGAGCAAATGAAGGAATTTCTCGACGTGCAAAAGAGGAAGCTCGCCATCAAGGAGGCCAATGCGGTGGCGACCAAAACTGCGGCTGCGGCCACTATGCTCGCTGAGGATACAAGGATCATGACGGCGGACTTGAGCCTCATGGACCCTCCCACGCAAGCTTGGTTCGAGGCCAAGAGGAAGATCATAGAAGAACGCGATGCGCCAACTGAAGGGCATTTCGATtcctaa
- the LOC100836475 gene encoding protein HGH1 homolog, giving the protein MADELNELIDFLSNSSPQVRGAAADIVRGLTGDGEGLRSLTARADRALPALLRLLASVGGGAGEAAADSLVNLSQDGALAARLVALGAVAAAMDVMVKRSGEQPKLARSLVMLLVNLTQVESGIAALLQVGDEKVQGLYVAKLVRSFCRSSSESEDEDIFEHIASILVNISKVEAGRRILMEPKRGLLKQIIRQFDSTNQLRKKGVAGTIRNCCFEADTLIQNLLSIAEYLWPALLLPVAGKKIYSEEDRSKMPLELANALSHEREAVEDSEIRERALEAIYMIVMQDDGRRAFWSVNGPRILQVGYEEEEDLKVMGAYELIGSLLVGKGEIEQDQEQGQDKP; this is encoded by the exons ATGGCCGATGAGCTCAACGAACTCATCGATTTCCTCTCTAATAGCTCCCCTCAG GTGCGTGGCGCGGCTGCGGACATCGTGCGGGGGCTCACCGGAGACGGGGAGGGCCTGCGCTCCCTCACGGCGCGCGCGGACCGAGCTCTGCCGGCGCTGCTCCGACTGCTCGCCTCCGtagggggcggcgcgggcgaggcggcggccgacTCGCTCGTCAACCTCAGCCAGGATGGCGCGCTCGCCGCGCGCCTCGTTGCGCTCGGCGCCGTtgcggccgccatggacgtGATGGTCAAGCGCAGCGGAGAGCAGCCTAAACTCGCTCGCAGCCTCGTCATGCTGCTCGTTAACCTCACTCAGGTCGAGTCTGGCATCGCAGCCCTCCTCCAG GTTGGTGATGAGAAGGTGCAAGGGTTATATGTTGCGAAGCTTGTGCGGTCATTCTGTAGATCATCCAGTGAGTCTGAAG ATGAAGACATTTTTGAACACATCGCCTCTATACTTGTCAACATCTCAAAGGTCGAAGCTGGAAGGAGAATACTGATGGAACCTAAGAGAGGTCTTCTAAAGCAGATTATACGGCAATTTGATTCAACAAACCAACTTAGAAAGAAAGGG GTTGCTGGCACCATCCGTAACTGTTGCTTCGAAGCTGATACCCTGATACAAAATTTGCTTTCTATAGCAGAATATCTTTGGCCAGCTCTACTTTTGCCTGTAGCTGGAAAGAAG ATCTATAGTGAAGAAGATAGATCGAAAATGCCTCTTGAGCTTGCAAATGCACTTTCTCATGAAAGAGAAGCTGTTGAGGATTCTGAAATTCGAGAACGGGCACTGGAGGCTATTTATATGATCGTGATGCAG GATGATGGACGAAGGGCCTTTTGGTCAGTCAATGGGCCGAGGATACTGCAGGTTGgttatgaagaagaagaggactTGAAAGTGATGGGAGCATATGAGTTGATTGGTTCTTTG CTCGTTGGCAAGGGTGAGATTGAACAAGATCAAGAGCAAGGACAAGACAAGCCTTAA